The following proteins are encoded in a genomic region of Ostrea edulis chromosome 7, xbOstEdul1.1, whole genome shotgun sequence:
- the LOC130046526 gene encoding plexin-B2-like, translating to MVYTGETEKCPQILSSEVKIPNGRKQRVTFTGKNLETTFGYQCLVNEVSYPSVLNGNTISCEVEVSYEENKAHSDLKPVTFKYSLNSLADQSYNLDAFNGNPNLLAYKCEQLSSNKRDCSTCYYQNSKGYECSHCGDDRGCINKLSCSEPAPCEKPEITAFTPTDGAIGGGTEISITGINLGLTVSDINNVTIAGVMCSDVTLNNRTIKCITGASSVKSGPVVVIVGSKKSADSAQHFEYKDPVLRHISPNQIIQSGGRSIHIAGENLAIGNLKYEVNLIPVNTTNGEK from the exons GGTGAAACAGAGAAATGCCCACAAATCCTGTCGTCAGAAGTCAAAATTCCCAATGGAAGAAAGCAAAGAGTTACATTCACTGGAAAAAATCTTGAG ACTACTTTTGGCTATCAATGCTTAGTTAATGAAGTTTCATACCCTAGTGTGCTGAATGGAAATACCATATCATGTGAAGTTGAG GTTTCTTATGAAGAAAATAAAGCACATTCTGATCTGAAACCTGTAACattcaaatattcattgaatTCATTAGCTGATCAAAGCTACAATTTAGACGCGTTTAATGGAAATCCAAATCTTTTAG CTTACAAATGTGAACAGCTGTCTTCAAACAAGAGGGATTGCAGCACTTGTTACTATCAGAATTCTAAAGGATACGAGTGTTCTCACTGTGGAGATGACAGAGGATGTATCAACAAATTGTCGTGCTCTGAACCAGCCCCGTGTGAAAAACCAGAAATCACAGCG TTTACACCCACTGATGGTGCAATCGGAGGAGGCACTGAAATCAGCATTACTGGAATCAACTTGGGATTGACTGTCAGTGATATAAACAATGTCACCATAGCAGGAGTGATGTGTTCAGATGTTACACTGAACAACAGAAc AATCAAATGCATCACTGGGGCTTCAAGTGTTAAATCAGGACCTGTGGTAGTCATTGTGGGAAGCAAAAAATCTGCTGATTCAGCACAACACTTTGAATACAAG GATCCTGTTTTAAGGCATATTAGTCCAAATCAGATCATTCAGTCAGGTGGAAGGAGCATTCATATTGCTGGAGAAAATCTTGCTATTGGGAACTTGAAGTATGAGGTGAACCTGATACCTGTGAACACAACCAatggtgaaaaataa